A part of Aspergillus flavus chromosome 5, complete sequence genomic DNA contains:
- a CDS encoding phosphotransferase family protein, whose product MVHESLIGPRSKLFRMEFSPNDAEDEKLLGYLYHEVDETWSFASLNLHSYSTSDASVPELLRTDTLRAIGNFIVKHRKKTPTEICQPQAGAFNVSFRMKLEDAQATMFPEGKVRNEGAEYTSIPVPFILHWKIKNESPLNLGPFIMMDYIDHDTDLGRALNTLTLNLEDPGRILLQLPQLSLPRIGFLAQVADFTWEVRRQPLSIGINELATSTYFNALAELHLEHLSHQRNDAVDSANDCRRKFVARKLFSKLAREGRLTQSTNGHGPFTLWCDDLRPSNVLVNKSLQIVGVIDWEFTYVAPVELFHAPPWWLLLEQPTSLKVLTEREDIATQQGRQTWVGGDFWVTYAARKNFKLDHRFFGSCTVDKENRWEKRIGFLSEERQCMELVVRQKLQQVKMRALAWNQRR is encoded by the exons ATGGTGCACGAGTCATTGATTGGCCCGCGTTCCAAGTTATTTCGGATGGAATTCTCACCTAACGAtgcggaagatgagaagCTGCTAGGGTATCTTTACCATGAGGTTGATGAAACGTGGTCATTTGCAAGCTTGAATCTGCATT CCTATTCTACCTCAGATGCCAGTGTGCCAGAGCTACTCAGAACAGATACTCTGAGGGCGATCGGCAATTTTATTGTCAAGCATCGAAAGAAAACCCCGACTGAAATATGTCAGCCTCAAGCAGGGGCATTCAATGTATCCTTTCGAATGAAACTTGAGGACG CCCAAGCCACCATGTTCCCTGAGGGGAAAGTGAGAAATGAAGGGGCG GAGTATACTTCGATCCCCGTCCCGTTTATCCTACAttggaaaataaagaatgaGAGTCCTCTCAATTTAGGCCCGTTTATCATGATGGATTACATTGATCACGACACCGATCTGGGCAGAGCATTGAATACGCTAACGCTCAATCTTGAAGATC CTGGCAGAATCTTACTCCAGCTGCCACAGTTATCACTGCCTCGGATCGGTTTTCTTGCCCAGGTTGCCGACTTCACATGGGAAGTCAGACGCCAGCCGCTATCGATCGGTATAAATGAACTT GCGACATCCACCTATTTCAATGCCCTTGCCGAGTTACACCTTGAACACTTGTCCCATCAGCGAAATGACGCAGTAGACTCCGCAAATGATTGTCGGCGCAAGTTTGTCGCCAGAAAGCTTTTCTCCAAGCTTGCCAGGGAGGGCCGACTTACTCAATCTACAAATGGCCACGGTCCCTTTACACTGTGGTGTGACGATCTTCGTCCCTCGAATGTACTGGTTAATAAAAGCCTGCAGATTGTGGGTGTCATTGACTGGGAGTTCACATACGTAGCACCGGTTGAGCTTTTTCACGCACCTCCATGGTGGTTGCTTCTTGAACAGCCC ACATCCTTAAAAGTTCTTACCGAACGCGAGGACATAGCTACGCAACAAGGCAG ACAGACTTGGGTTGGTGGCGACTTTTGGGTCACATACGCAGCGAGAAAGAATTTC AAACTTGACCATCGATTTTTTGGTTCTTGCACTGTTGACAAGGAAAATCgatgggagaagaggatTGGATTTCTGAGTGAAGAGCGCCAGTGTATGGAACTGGTTGTGCGCCAAAAGCTCCAGCAGGTTAAAATGAGGGCTCTAGCTTGGAACCAGAGGAGGTAG